The following are encoded together in the Mastacembelus armatus chromosome 6, fMasArm1.2, whole genome shotgun sequence genome:
- the cep41 gene encoding centrosomal protein of 41 kDa, with amino-acid sequence MSLTRGIGNVEYMKKKIPKNAKYQHVKTRLDTGCSLTKYLERLEDIKRNYKYRKDEIFKRLKVTTFAQLILQVASVSDLNESENDDESHGLEDNLSVVSIGDLEGLSDHTNGSPQALPLSDRHDAGDTREICNSARSTLLSVISGVGELNLERNNQKEDKVSVSNPGPDDRPYPDCPYLLLDVRDRDQYDHCHIISAHSFPIAMLSRTMNPYTKEVLEYKNAAGKIIIVYDEDERIASQTATVMCERGFENLFMLSGGLRVIAQKFPEGMTTGSIPTSCLSSPTSLKAKRSSVQQQPLQAAEKRWRFTSDELTKIQEQLEQILIPNNTNSLMSSRMSTVSSQSKASSARSRQSSSIGGRDSARVQSSRPWK; translated from the exons ATGTCGCTCACTCGGGGCATTGGCAATGTCGAG TATATGAAGAAGAAGATACCGAAAAACGCAAAGTATCAACATGTCAAAACGCGTTTGGACACAG GGTGCAGCCTTACAAAATATCTGGAAAGACTGGAGGACATTAAAAGAA ATTACAAGTATCGAAAAGACGAAATATTCAAGCGATTAAAAGTGACAACATTTGCACAGTTG ATACTTCAGGTAGCTTCCGTGTCAGATCTAAATGAAAGTGAGAATGATGATGAATCACACGGCTTGGAAG ACAATTTGTCGGTGGTGTCTATTGGAGACCTAGAGGGTCTGTCTGATCACACCAACGGCTCCCCACAGGCGTTACCTCTTTCAGATCGCCATGACGCAGGTGACACCAGGGAAATCTGCAACTCTGCCAGGTCCACACTCTTAAG TGTTATCAGTGGTGTGGGAGAGCTGAACCTCGAACGGAACAATCAGAAGGAGGACAAAGTGTCGGTGTCCAACCCTGGACCAGATGACAGGCCTTACCCTGACTGCCCCTACCTGCTGCTGGACGTTCGAGACCGCGACCAGTACGACCACTGTCACATCATCAGTG CACACAGTTTCCCCATTGCCATGCTGTCTCGAACAATGAACCCCTACACCAAAGAAGTTCTGGAATAT AAAAATGCAGCAGGGAAGATCATCATTGTGTATGATGAGGATGAAAGAATAGCCAGCCAGACAGCGACCGTTATGTGTGAACGAGGATTTGAGAATCTGTTCATGCTCTCTGGAG GTCTTAGAGTAATCGCTCAGAAATTTCCAGAAGGGATGACGACAGGCTCCATCCCGACCTCTTGCCTGTCCTCTCCCACATCGCTGAAAGCAAAGAGGagctctgtgcagcagcagccattGCAGGCAGCAGAGAAGAGGTGGCGGTTTACATCAGATGAACTGACCAAGATCCAGGAACAGCTTGAGCAGATTCTTATCCCAAACAACACGAACA GCCTCATGTCCAGCCGCATGTCAACTGTCAGCTCCCAGTCTAAAGCGTCCAGCGCTCGGAGTCGACAGAGTTCCTCTATAGGTGGGAGGGACAGCGCCAGGGTGCAGAGCAGTAGACCCTGGAAATAA